Proteins encoded within one genomic window of Synechococcus sp. MW101C3:
- a CDS encoding TetR/AcrR family transcriptional regulator, which produces MRYADGHKQAVRERILRAAAAELRRQGLSGIGIPALMKQAGLTHGAFYSHFQSRDALVAEAIRTAAAASAEGPLAEELSLEQSLAFYLSPEHVAHPERGCVIAALGGEGGRQPASVRAAFAAAAHGLLAAIERKLPARPPAKAPCGDEPGDATPSDAALQLASAMVGAVLLARLVDDPVLARRLLEAVARPVGPGAGGG; this is translated from the coding sequence ATGCGATACGCCGACGGTCACAAGCAAGCTGTGCGTGAGCGCATCCTGCGCGCTGCCGCTGCTGAGTTACGCCGTCAGGGGCTCTCGGGTATCGGCATCCCGGCGCTGATGAAACAGGCCGGCCTCACCCATGGCGCCTTCTATTCCCATTTCCAGAGCCGCGATGCCCTGGTGGCTGAAGCCATCCGCACGGCGGCCGCCGCCAGCGCCGAGGGGCCGCTGGCTGAGGAGCTTTCGCTGGAGCAGAGCCTTGCCTTCTACCTCTCGCCCGAGCACGTCGCTCACCCGGAGCGGGGCTGCGTGATTGCGGCGCTTGGGGGTGAGGGGGGTCGCCAGCCGGCGTCCGTGCGCGCCGCCTTTGCCGCTGCGGCCCATGGGTTGCTCGCGGCGATCGAGCGCAAGTTGCCCGCCCGCCCACCCGCCAAGGCGCCCTGCGGGGACGAGCCCGGCGATGCCACTCCCAGTGATGCAGCGCTGCAGCTGGCGTCGGCCATGGTGGGAGCGGTGCTGCTGGCGCGCCTGGTCGACGATCCCGTTCTGGCCAGGCGCCTGCTGGAGGCGGTGGCCCGCCCTGTTGGCCCCGGAGCCGGAGGTGGCTGA